Proteins encoded in a region of the Benincasa hispida cultivar B227 chromosome 2, ASM972705v1, whole genome shotgun sequence genome:
- the LOC120070721 gene encoding putative E3 ubiquitin-protein ligase LIN-1 isoform X1 translates to MASSLEELLAEEGFRGKRRLRKSKGPFKSHATSTSNDDSQEIRNLDSDLGGQGRTTMKPSLLRHSSSGDFRSRGIMKNLAEGGNFTYREKRDEKSNKQYVERLDGKRHDGVIEQKPCLVNLAKDKPQRGDRYISEEENENCKGIYSNEVHVQHGVKCVAKEKEQYKERWSVKNIDVEKRQRNSLKKNLFGRINFHHCNKTAVYFPERSYDKTNDSTSIWRNFEDDHSQTHDTFVNSVSIPALDVVAVRAVVSIINGHLKYFLKDKDFRLMLRKNSFNPLNVNGVEKCNSSKVVANLEQAIDVVEKAVEGLSTEKDLKKALLQLSMIAGLNTNGLKDGFTFGTSNSKLSACAHLYLGIIFKIQNKENSAAKHILQVFCNLPFQARIVLFPELWDELFLPHLLHINSWYDHEADSLVNTPSQSRNQKLLDTVYYETLDSGTCKFAVYYKDWISGIEASEPSIVVPAASFEGFHQEIPLNNSTATTLPSDFVSPNLMVSKKLYEAMFATSKNQGAPDTESEWELEKLDNCVRSSTSSTVSKHTQIYYSDTVKDFDQDTDEDSTGSTTENTSSFENCKAQEWKTYNINVLSEMDGSDDSCSSTTCKNNEIDFEVLHAQPHTKENSYSRQKLAQPCLEPIKVNPSLREPHDSYESSDERSSLLNIPKDFICPLTGQLYEDPVTLETGQSFEKTAIKAWLDQGHRTCPVTGKKLETLAIPLTNLVLQRVIKNWNSNRRRNLLACLSQRVNSSGKSTTKDKSEMTIFILDQFLTACGKVEAMENANYLIANGYLWFLIRLFESGNLEEKTRILALLSCCIEADGQCRNQIANEISISSLVNLLYSNQVKTLESVVQLLTKLICLERRKDVSLFLSRLLSEDSEDTLQAILVYLQNSPPVQRPLVAVLLLHFNLVVESLNHSMYMEEALDAIIEALDSSLTNEKIRESCCKAILILGGHFSLPETFGISTLKDAGFINNCEVNSIDYKEENPEMDNKKILDDEKQAIEEWQRKLTLSLMKSVKQSFFVIVSKCLATGSLDLVGVGLSTLTWLSFTLPLLSAPKFHSLAISDIICMLKDSLQNSMLVEHKVLASTCLLNLSKIAEYRPIVIAMRKEIEDPLRSIAKISQTAKQLYAMISTREDRYLNGRKEDKKNFDSYS, encoded by the exons ATGGCTTCATCTCTGGAGGAGCTTCTTGCTGAAGAAGGTTTTAGAGGAAAAAGAAGGTTAAGGAAGTCTAAAGGGCCATTCAAATCACATGCCACAAGCACCTCTAACGATGATTCCCAAGAAATAAGAAACTTAGATTCTGATCTGGGTGGTCAAGGTAGAACCACTATGAAGCCTTCTCTACTCCGGCATAGCTCTAGTGGAGATTTTCGTTCAAGAGGTATAATGAAGAATTTGGCAGAAGGAGGTAATTTTACATACAGAGAAAAGAGAGATGAAAAGTCAAATAAACAATACGTGGAGAGACTTGATGGGAAAAGACATGATGGTGTAATAGAACAAAAACCATGCCTTGTGAATTTAGCCAAGGATAAACCACAAAGAGGAGATAGATATATTTCtgaggaagaaaatgagaatTGCAAGGGCATATATTCTAATGAAGTGCATGTCCAGCATGGAGTAAAATGTGTAGCCAAAGAAAAGGAGCAATATAAAGAGAGGTGGTCAGTGAAGAACATAGATGTGGAAAAAAGGCAAAGAAACAGTTTGAAGAAAAATTTATTTGGGCGTATAAATTTTCATCATTGCAATAAGACAGCTGTATATTTTCCAGAGAGATCTTATGATAAAACCAACGACAGTACAagcatttggagaaactttgAAGATGATCACAGTCAAACACACGATACTTTTGTAAATTCAGTTTCTATTCCTGCTTTAGATGTAGTTGCTGTCCGAGCTGTGGTTTCTATCATTAATGGTCATCTTAAATATTTCCTCAAAGACAAGGATTTCCGCTTGATGCTTCGGAAAAATAGTTTCAACCCACTGAATGTTAATGGAGTTGAAAAATGCAACAGTTCCAAGGTTGTTGCCAACCTTGAACAAGCAATTGACGTAGTAGAAAAAGCTGTTGAAGGACTGTCAACTGAAAAggatttaaagaaagcattatTGCAGCTGAGTATGATAGCAGGTCTGAATACAAATGGTTTAAAGGATGGCTTTACATTTGGGacatctaattcaaaattatctGCTTGTGCACATCTCTATCTCGGTATAATATTCAAgatacaaaataaagaaaatagtgCAGCCAAGCATATTTTACAAGTATTTTGCAATCTGCCCTTTCAGGCACGGATCGTTTTGTTTCCAGAACTATGGGACGAGCTATTTCTTCCACATCTATTACATATAAATTCCTGGTATGACCATGAAGCTGATTCATTAGTCAATACTCCAAGCCAGTCAAGAAACCAGAAACTTCTCGACACAGTGTATTATGAAACCCTGGATTCTGGTACTTGTAAATTTGCTGTTTACTACAAGGATTGGATCAGTGGAATTGAAGCTTCTGAACCCTCCATCGTGGTCCCAGCTGCATCTTTTGAGGGATTTCATCAGGAAATTCCTCTTAATAATTCTACTGCAACGACTCTTCCAAGTGATTTTGTCTCACCTAATCTGATGGTCAGTAAAAAACTATATGAGGCTATGTTTGCCACCTCAAAGAATCAGGGAGCTCCAGATACTGAAAGTGAATGGGAATTAGAGAAACTTGACAATTGTGTCAGAAGCTCTACTAGTTCCACTGTTTCAAAACATACACAGATATACTACTCTGACACAGTTAAAGACTTTGATCAAGATACTGATGAGGATTCTACAGGAAGCACAACGGAGAACACATCCTCTTTC GAAAATTGTAAAGCACAAGAATGGAAGACGTACAATATCAATGTTCTATCTGAAATGGACGGTAGTGATGATTCCTGCAGTTCTACAAcatgcaaaaataatgaaattgacTTTGAAGTGCTGCATGCTCAGCCACATACAAAAGAAAACAGCTATAGTCGACAAAAGCTTGCACAACCCTGCCTTGAA CCTATCAAAGTTAATCCCTCTTTAAGAG AGCCACATGATAGTTATGAGTCCTCTGATGAAAGATCCTCTCTCTTGAACATCCCTAAGGACTTCATCTGCCCTTTAACTGGACAGTTATATGAAGATCCTGTGACCCTGGAAACTGGTCAAAGTTTTGAGAAGACGGCTATCAAGGCATGGCTTGATCAAGGACACAGAACTTGTCCTGTAACAGGAAAGAAATTGGAAACTTTGGCCATTCCTCTTACGAATCTTGTTTTGCAACGTGTCATTAAAAATTGGAATTCCAATCGCCGGAGGAATCTTCTGGCCTGCCTTTCTCAGAGAGTGAACAGTTCAGGAAAATCTACGACTAAAGACAAGAGTGAAATGacaatatttatattagatCAGTTTCTAACTGCTTGTGGCAAAGTGGAAGCAATGGAGAATGCCAATTATCTTATTGCTAATGGATACTTGTGGTTTCTTATTCGACTGTTTGAATCGGGAAATCTGGAAGAGAAGACACGTATTTTGGCACTCTTATCTTGTTGTATTGAAGCAGATGGACAGTGCAGAAATCAGATAGCTAATGAAATTAGTATAAGTTCTCTTGTCAATCTACTTTATAGCAATCAGGTTAAGACATTAGAAAGTGTCGTGCAGCTTCTGACCAAATTAATTTGCCTCGAGAG GAGaaaagatgttagtttatttttaagCCGCTTGCTGAGTGAAGATTCAGAAGATACACTGCAGGCTATCCTTGTATACCTCCAAAATTCTCCCCCTGTGCAAAGGCCACTTGTTGCTGTACTTCTGTTACACTTCAACCTAGTG GTAGAATCTCTGAACCACAGCATGTACATGGAAGAAGCTCTTGATGCCATTATCGAAGCCCTTGATTCTAGCTTAACTAATGAGAAGATCAGAGAAAGCTGTTGCAAAGCAATTTTAATTTTGGGGGGGCACTTTTCTTTGCCTGAGACGTTTGGGATTTCGACGCTAAAAGACGCAGGGTTTATTAACAATTGTGAAGTGAATTCTATTGACTATAAAGAAGAGAATCCAGAAATGGACAACAAAAAGATATTG GATGATGAAAAGCAGGCAATTGAAGAATGGCAGAGGAAGTTGACTTTATCcttgatgaagagtgtgaagcaATCATTTTTTGTGATCGTTTCTAAATGTTTGGCTACTGGAAGCCTTGATTTAGTGGGGGTAGGGCTATCAACTTTGACATGGTTGAGTTTTACCCTACCTCTCCTTTCTGCTCCAAAGTTTCATTCCTTAGCCATATCAGATATTATCTGTATGCTTAAAGATAGCTTGCAAAATAGTATGCTAGTTGAACACAAGGTTCTTGCTTCAACTTGTCTGCTCAATCTCAGCAAAATTGCAG AATACAGGCCAATTGTGATTGCTATGCGCAAAGAGATTGAAGATCCTCTTAGAAGCATTGCGAAAATCTCACAGACTGCTAAGCAACTTTATGCCATGATTTCTACAAGGGAAGATAGATATTTGAAcggaagaaaagaagataagaaaaattttgattcatattCATAG
- the LOC120070721 gene encoding putative E3 ubiquitin-protein ligase LIN isoform X2, translating into MASSLEELLAEEGFRGKRRLRKSKGPFKSHATSTSNDDSQEIRNLDSDLGGQGRTTMKPSLLRHSSSGDFRSRGIMKNLAEGGNFTYREKRDEKSNKQYVERLDGKRHDGVIEQKPCLVNLAKDKPQRGDRYISEEENENCKGIYSNEVHVQHGVKCVAKEKEQYKERWSVKNIDVEKRQRNSLKKNLFGRINFHHCNKTAVYFPERSYDKTNDSTSIWRNFEDDHSQTHDTFVNSVSIPALDVVAVRAVVSIINGHLKYFLKDKDFRLMLRKNSFNPLNVNGVEKCNSSKVVANLEQAIDVVEKAVEGLSTEKDLKKALLQLSMIAGLNTNGLKDGFTFGTSNSKLSACAHLYLGIIFKIQNKENSAAKHILQVFCNLPFQARIVLFPELWDELFLPHLLHINSWYDHEADSLVNTPSQSRNQKLLDTVYYETLDSGTCKFAVYYKDWISGIEASEPSIVVPAASFEGFHQEIPLNNSTATTLPSDFVSPNLMVSKKLYEAMFATSKNQGAPDTESEWELEKLDNCVRSSTSSTVSKHTQIYYSDTVKDFDQDTDEDSTGSTTENTSSFENCKAQEWKTYNINVLSEMDGSDDSCSSTTCKNNEIDFEVLHAQPHTKENSYSRQKLAQPCLEPIKVNPSLREPHDSYESSDERSSLLNIPKDFICPLTGQLYEDPVTLETGQSFEKTAIKAWLDQGHRTCPVTGKKLETLAIPLTNLVLQRVIKNWNSNRRRNLLACLSQRVNSSGKSTTKDKSEMTIFILDQFLTACGKVEAMENANYLIANGYLWFLIRLFESGNLEEKTRILALLSCCIEADGQCRNQIANEISISSLVNLLYSNQVKTLESVVQLLTKLICLERRKDVSLFLSRLLSEDSEDTLQAILVYLQNSPPVQRPLVAVLLLHFNLVVESLNHSMYMEEALDAIIEALDSSLTNEKIRESCCKAILILGGHFSLPETFGISTLKDAGFINNCEVNSIDYKEENPEMDNKKILVFCLVVSRLIQDRYMCSYPSKEVFR; encoded by the exons ATGGCTTCATCTCTGGAGGAGCTTCTTGCTGAAGAAGGTTTTAGAGGAAAAAGAAGGTTAAGGAAGTCTAAAGGGCCATTCAAATCACATGCCACAAGCACCTCTAACGATGATTCCCAAGAAATAAGAAACTTAGATTCTGATCTGGGTGGTCAAGGTAGAACCACTATGAAGCCTTCTCTACTCCGGCATAGCTCTAGTGGAGATTTTCGTTCAAGAGGTATAATGAAGAATTTGGCAGAAGGAGGTAATTTTACATACAGAGAAAAGAGAGATGAAAAGTCAAATAAACAATACGTGGAGAGACTTGATGGGAAAAGACATGATGGTGTAATAGAACAAAAACCATGCCTTGTGAATTTAGCCAAGGATAAACCACAAAGAGGAGATAGATATATTTCtgaggaagaaaatgagaatTGCAAGGGCATATATTCTAATGAAGTGCATGTCCAGCATGGAGTAAAATGTGTAGCCAAAGAAAAGGAGCAATATAAAGAGAGGTGGTCAGTGAAGAACATAGATGTGGAAAAAAGGCAAAGAAACAGTTTGAAGAAAAATTTATTTGGGCGTATAAATTTTCATCATTGCAATAAGACAGCTGTATATTTTCCAGAGAGATCTTATGATAAAACCAACGACAGTACAagcatttggagaaactttgAAGATGATCACAGTCAAACACACGATACTTTTGTAAATTCAGTTTCTATTCCTGCTTTAGATGTAGTTGCTGTCCGAGCTGTGGTTTCTATCATTAATGGTCATCTTAAATATTTCCTCAAAGACAAGGATTTCCGCTTGATGCTTCGGAAAAATAGTTTCAACCCACTGAATGTTAATGGAGTTGAAAAATGCAACAGTTCCAAGGTTGTTGCCAACCTTGAACAAGCAATTGACGTAGTAGAAAAAGCTGTTGAAGGACTGTCAACTGAAAAggatttaaagaaagcattatTGCAGCTGAGTATGATAGCAGGTCTGAATACAAATGGTTTAAAGGATGGCTTTACATTTGGGacatctaattcaaaattatctGCTTGTGCACATCTCTATCTCGGTATAATATTCAAgatacaaaataaagaaaatagtgCAGCCAAGCATATTTTACAAGTATTTTGCAATCTGCCCTTTCAGGCACGGATCGTTTTGTTTCCAGAACTATGGGACGAGCTATTTCTTCCACATCTATTACATATAAATTCCTGGTATGACCATGAAGCTGATTCATTAGTCAATACTCCAAGCCAGTCAAGAAACCAGAAACTTCTCGACACAGTGTATTATGAAACCCTGGATTCTGGTACTTGTAAATTTGCTGTTTACTACAAGGATTGGATCAGTGGAATTGAAGCTTCTGAACCCTCCATCGTGGTCCCAGCTGCATCTTTTGAGGGATTTCATCAGGAAATTCCTCTTAATAATTCTACTGCAACGACTCTTCCAAGTGATTTTGTCTCACCTAATCTGATGGTCAGTAAAAAACTATATGAGGCTATGTTTGCCACCTCAAAGAATCAGGGAGCTCCAGATACTGAAAGTGAATGGGAATTAGAGAAACTTGACAATTGTGTCAGAAGCTCTACTAGTTCCACTGTTTCAAAACATACACAGATATACTACTCTGACACAGTTAAAGACTTTGATCAAGATACTGATGAGGATTCTACAGGAAGCACAACGGAGAACACATCCTCTTTC GAAAATTGTAAAGCACAAGAATGGAAGACGTACAATATCAATGTTCTATCTGAAATGGACGGTAGTGATGATTCCTGCAGTTCTACAAcatgcaaaaataatgaaattgacTTTGAAGTGCTGCATGCTCAGCCACATACAAAAGAAAACAGCTATAGTCGACAAAAGCTTGCACAACCCTGCCTTGAA CCTATCAAAGTTAATCCCTCTTTAAGAG AGCCACATGATAGTTATGAGTCCTCTGATGAAAGATCCTCTCTCTTGAACATCCCTAAGGACTTCATCTGCCCTTTAACTGGACAGTTATATGAAGATCCTGTGACCCTGGAAACTGGTCAAAGTTTTGAGAAGACGGCTATCAAGGCATGGCTTGATCAAGGACACAGAACTTGTCCTGTAACAGGAAAGAAATTGGAAACTTTGGCCATTCCTCTTACGAATCTTGTTTTGCAACGTGTCATTAAAAATTGGAATTCCAATCGCCGGAGGAATCTTCTGGCCTGCCTTTCTCAGAGAGTGAACAGTTCAGGAAAATCTACGACTAAAGACAAGAGTGAAATGacaatatttatattagatCAGTTTCTAACTGCTTGTGGCAAAGTGGAAGCAATGGAGAATGCCAATTATCTTATTGCTAATGGATACTTGTGGTTTCTTATTCGACTGTTTGAATCGGGAAATCTGGAAGAGAAGACACGTATTTTGGCACTCTTATCTTGTTGTATTGAAGCAGATGGACAGTGCAGAAATCAGATAGCTAATGAAATTAGTATAAGTTCTCTTGTCAATCTACTTTATAGCAATCAGGTTAAGACATTAGAAAGTGTCGTGCAGCTTCTGACCAAATTAATTTGCCTCGAGAG GAGaaaagatgttagtttatttttaagCCGCTTGCTGAGTGAAGATTCAGAAGATACACTGCAGGCTATCCTTGTATACCTCCAAAATTCTCCCCCTGTGCAAAGGCCACTTGTTGCTGTACTTCTGTTACACTTCAACCTAGTG GTAGAATCTCTGAACCACAGCATGTACATGGAAGAAGCTCTTGATGCCATTATCGAAGCCCTTGATTCTAGCTTAACTAATGAGAAGATCAGAGAAAGCTGTTGCAAAGCAATTTTAATTTTGGGGGGGCACTTTTCTTTGCCTGAGACGTTTGGGATTTCGACGCTAAAAGACGCAGGGTTTATTAACAATTGTGAAGTGAATTCTATTGACTATAAAGAAGAGAATCCAGAAATGGACAACAAAAAGATATTG GTATTTTGTCTTGTTGTCTCACGTCTCATTCAAGATCGATATATGTGTTCCTATCCCTCCAAAGAAGTTTTTA GATGA